In Anomaloglossus baeobatrachus isolate aAnoBae1 chromosome 6, aAnoBae1.hap1, whole genome shotgun sequence, the genomic stretch ATACTACAAACATCACAGCCGGCACACAAATGATTGAAGTCACTGTCTTCAGAAGAGGTTACCAGAAGAATTACCCAGTTGCTAAAGCGAGCAGTAGTTATGTAGTAACTGGTAAGTTGTGAAGTAGTGTGCACAGGAACCGAAGAACTCAGTCTAGAAAAGTAGTGGGGACTGATGCCTGCTAGGATGAGGACACATATGAAACacttaggccagtgtcacacttgtgagtgcctcgcgtggGTTTCTCATTGTATCGCTCGGTACAGACTCGCTCTCCTCACAGAagagggtcggttgcatgcatctctatgcaaccgacccactcctgtgaggagagaGTCCGTGTCGGGAGACTCAATACGAGACTTGCGTGAGATAGTCGCAAGTGACACCGGCCTTAGTGGCAGACTTGTCACATTTTACAGACGCCAGCAAAGTCCAGAATCCTGAAATGTCATGCACATGTTTGTTGTTTTCAGCCTGCAGTCTTGCTGCAGATTTCACTagattttctacaatttttaaaaatttactactaaaggagccctgctaaaattggaactgaCGACCTTCCCGATTACAGATATCATCCCATGTAGCTGCTTTTCCAgtgtagatcccatcccattacagcctctttcccttgcagatcccatcccatcccatgtgctcctttttttttttttttttttttttttttttttttttccccctgcagttcccatcttatgcagctcctctcccctgcagattctggtctccctgcatctttggctcactGAGCATTTActtgctccaagcaccggcggcctctccggtcttccgtcctcctccgcagcACTCTTCAGGCACACTGATGCTGGCAGGATGAGAAACTTCACCACGCTGCCATGACCTCTGCATCTCTACACGCTAGGTCAGGGagaagacaggctccactgaacccagaAGGGCAGTGTGTACATAGGtatggggattcatttgtgtttgtCTTAAAGatactaacacaagtgaatacagagaaCCGGAGCAGTTTCTTGCCAAGTCGGGGAACCAGctgttattttaacaaccggttcgcccgaacTAGACCGAATTGGCTTACTCCCTATTAGGCAATGTGCTATTCTGATTACTCTGTAAATTGAATGCTGGGGTTTCATAACCACACTACTCTTGCAGTGTCTTGCTATAGATTTCACTCATACTAATGAGTGGTGGCCAGCACTCAAACTTACTGCCAGATTAATGAAACCTGTGTATTTCAGAAGCAGCATGATGTagcaacagagaccctgattctaatgATGTCACTTGCTGGGTTTTATATTATCACAGGAGATTATCATGGTCTTGTCTCCTACTGTGTAACCTCCCTCCAGCACTGACTAGCAGGTCTGTCTGCCCCTTGGTAGGTTATAAAAAGCTCAGCATTTTTAAGCCTCTGTTCAATCTGCTTGGAACTAATTTTtatatcctttttttttattttagctcaAATCCCATTTTATGTGAAGCTGTCTCAAAAGAATGACAAGAATTCCTCAGACAACATCTTTATTAAGGATTCACCAATCACCTTTGACGTTCGAATCCATGATCCAAGCCATTATCTGAATAAATCTAAACTGAGCTTTGCCTGGGATTATGGTGATGGGAATGATTCCCTTTCCAGTAGTCCAGTCTCTACTCATAACTACACCCAGATTGGAAACTTCAGTGTTAATTTGACTATGAAAGCTGCCATTCCTGGTCCATGTAATCCAGCTACACCCACTCCAATCCATACAACGCTTCTACCAACTCCCACCAGTGCTTTCACCACTGCCAATTCCACTGGTAAGTAGGAACGTGACTAATATTGATGTAATATGGAGCTTTCATGAGTGTCCTGTGCAGGGGCCCAAATCTCATTATGATGGAGAATATACAGTAACCTTTCTTTGCAGGTAACTCCACAGATCTACCACCCACTGACACTCCTCAGCCCACTGAGATATCCAATGTTACCACTGGTCATACAACCGCTCCATATACAACCCCTGCTCCAGACTGCTTCATATACAGATATGGCTATTACATGAACAACATCACAATTGTCGGTGAGTTGTCTGCTGCTTCTATACTAATGTTGGCAATATAAAGGGCCTGGATCCTTACTACTTTACTGTCTTTTAGATGGTATCCTTGAGGTCAACATCATTGAAATGACGAGTGTCCAAATATCCGCATCTCCAAGTGGGAGCTCCGTAATTGACTTTGTGGTCACTTGTGAAGGAAGGTATGTCTCTGCAAATAGTGACCATATCTGTAACACTTCTACTGCTGGTCCTTGTCTGATGGCCACTGTTCCTTCAGCCTCCCTACAGATGCCTGTACAATAGTCTCAGATGACAGCTGCATGGTTCCCCGAGACATGGTGTGTGATGAAGTTCCAGCTTCTGCTCAATGCTTGCTGACCCTAAGAAGGGCATTTGAGCCAGGATCCTACTGTGTCAATATTACCCTGAGCGATGGTGCAAGTTTGGCTCTTGCCAGTACACTGGTGTCTATAGATGGTGGTAAGTGGCTCTGTACTGGTAATATCCAGCTAATGGCAGCTCCTGGTGTACAAACAAACGTACTTAAGAAGCTTACAAATGAATAAGTGAGCTCTCACCTTTTCTTATACACGGTTTTTTCTTACAGTTGAGTGTAAATATCTAGTTTTTATTCCAGTTCTCCTCTACAAATATTTTTTGGCCTTCAAATGTGATATTGGACACTGGGGGTTTACAAAAAACTTGTTTGCAAACTAACCTCTAcggatatatatataatacactaaCTTTTAAATCCGTTCTACACCCGGGTGTCGAGCATGTTTATTGTAGAAAAACCTTGGTGTAAACTCTGGTCTTTAAGGTGCCTTATTGGTGCAGGAcagggtgttttgttttgtttttttttttttttttttttggcctttgCTGCTGCCACCATCCCTATGGCCAGCACATAcactatatttttatttattgaatCCTTCAATAAATTGGCACCGGAGTTGGTTGGTGGTATACCCACAGGCActgactctggcaccattttattgaggaATTCAACTACAATGTGGACATAGCACTGGGCACATCAGCCAAAAAATTCAATCCCGGTTTGGGATTAAGGATCTGGTTGTCTATGGACAACTAATCTGAGCTCTGCTTTCACTTCACCTCACtacttcaatgctgaaagctgcactctagttgctataggcaacctgaacaatcttactgtgactGGACAGGGTGGGTCTTGTGCACTGCCGGAGCCAGTCAGTAGCCGTAGGCATGTCCTCTTGCCATCCTGCCTTCAGACAGGGTGCTTTCATCATTTTATATAGTGAagaatatataatttttattctaGGGTCTACACAACAGTCGGTGTCTACAGTACTTATTCCTCTCGCTCTCGTAGCCCTTGTTGCTCTGCTGATTGGTGTTGCCTTGTACAGGTGAGTTTGTGTTCCAGCACTTGTGATTTCAGGATTCATTTGTAACCTAAACTTTTAGGTGTCTGACAAGTCTCACTGCTGTAAACACAGAAGTTGACCTGCAGTTCAGATGACAAAACTAAAAATCCAACCCGGCTCTGCAGTCTGTGGTAATCACTGTGCTGCCTGACATGCACCTGTCTATGAATTGTCACAGCCTTGTGTATATGCTGATATATTTACTTTATTCCTTTCTAGGACATCTAAGGAATACAAGCCTATTGCAAATGCATCAGATGGACGAAGCGGTCAAGGAATTGCTGTGTACTTCAGTCAGGTCAAAGATGTCTTCTTCAAACGAAACAATGAGCATGATCCTCTTCTGAAAAGCAAGGCTGCAATAATATAAGATTCTGCTTCACATGTAAATGTTTGCCATGTTCTGGTATTCTGCTGTTTCATCTCAGGTGGTAAAGCTGTAATCAATAAAGTTCTTAAAATATTTTCCTGTCTAAAAACCTCCCTTGTAATCCATTGGTGTTTCCTGTCAGTTCCACAATGTAGCCTTAGTCTGCCCAACAAGACTCAAAGGGTTAATGGCTCCAACTCTGGATCTACTGCAGTCGGACGTTCTCTTGAATCCTGCAGGCTGATATTTGGTGGTTATAGGATTTCATCCCTCTAAAATGCCTTATGTTGGGATAAGGAACAAACACCTAATGTATTCATAAGAGGAAGTCTCGCCCTGGGCCTGGTTAcgttgggacagttcactgggtggccagtgaccctgggggtcactttagaAAGGGTGTAATTTACAGGGGAAATCCaagtttttgtcgtgacaccacctgtggtgtgcggccaggtaagGGGCTGCCGCTAAAGGGTTCTCACCGGGGGTCGATATTgtttgcagccaagatggagtcactccccatAGGCTAAGTGGTTGCCCCGAGAGGGTAGCTGGCGGGCTAATAGTGGGTCATGGATGCCGGAGCGTGGGATAGCGTCGCTGGTGAATACTGGAAATGAGGCAAGAGTTCCGGTTCAGGTGTTACTCACTGGCTAGGAgatttaccagcagtgaaccaggacactcttGGGCAGTGTCTGGTTATCTGGTGCAAGTTTCAGGCGGTTACTGGTGTCAGTGTAAATTGTTTTGTTTTGTCCTCACAATCAAGCAACTGGCAGAAGGAATCTGGGCAGAGCTCCAACTCACAGGCTCCACAACAGCAAGAAAAGCTGTGTCTCACCAGCACTGGTGCTcatctgcacccagtctggtctcatgggacgtTCCTCCAGCAAAGCTGTCATGgttacctcctcttataccccatgtggcacccacccacaagtggttgtcctggtgactggGAGGTCCAATACTACTGCATGGCTAactccctgcccaccccagtccaTTCACCCCACTCCAAGGAAAGGCACCgaactgcatgtgaaatgtgtctGGTGCAGTAGCGTAGGTAGGGGGGCAGAGGGTGCTCAAAGGGGGTCCACTCGGAGCTACAATACAGCTAACTATATCAGCTTTGCCGCGTCACAAACCTTAGGTGCTATCATACAGCAGTGCACTGTGCGCAGAGGATTCCCTGCTGTTTTTCCAGGACCTGTGCTGGCTCCGCCTCATTCTTCCTCTGCTGCACACGGAGCTCTGGGCTCAtggtaaggccagtttcacacgtcagtgaaaaacagacgtttttcactgacgtgtaaaacacgcacatgtccctgcgtgtgccgtgaatcacggcacacgtgggttgtctaagtgcaatccgttcTCCGtgacccgtgattgcacttagagattaactcacctgtgcgcgctcccgctcgccatggtgctgatcgctgccacggtgcagcatccggccggcgctgacccccgcagcagctgcttccgggtcggctgtgtcgttcatcatgaatatgcgcgacagtaatcagccagctcagaagcaggagggagaacaggctgcagacagCACGGCTGAagctgggtgagttaaaatgtttgtttttttattttagaagcacttttttttttttttttttttgtttttttttttttctggcacgtgtttcacggaccacaccactgcgtggtccgtgggacatcagtgatgccagaaaaaaatggacaagaggacggagcattgcccctccCCACCCcccagggtgtcatgggtggggaggGGGAGTGAGTCTGTTTTGAAGGGATTGGAtagccaaaggggaggagcggtactttcccgcttccctggctgaaggaagagttGCATCCATCTTACCTGCGGCTATGGAGACTGTCGAGGaaatcctggagcggctgagagcggcGGCAGGTGACCGTCCTGCAGGCAACAGTGCAGGGAATCATTGGAaccacgtgagcggcgcctccgtAAGTCCAAaccgccggagcggttatcccctgatctgactccccgggcccagcgactccccagaagcccctccggggatcctccaggccgggcgccacgTGCAAAAAAGTCCAacaggccccggtctgggaggtATTCTCATGTGCGGCTGGGTCCAGCGGCGGTgagcaggcctctgctggagttgggggcggggcctgctcccactgtgTCAGCGATGGATGTGGGAGCTGCGGCGGGGTGCTCTGGTGATGTGCCTGCCcagcgccctgagccctgtctgcaGCGAAGGACGGATGAGGGGGCGGAGCAAGACGGCTGGGATcggtagtgcaccgggcctggcgtgcagggccctcatcagAAGAGGCCCAGAACGGAGGGGGGGACCCGTGGAGTGGCATGGGGGAGCTGCGACGGCAGGATTTGGAGGAACGCAGACAGCCCTCTGTTGCAGGCGGGGCGGACATCAGCTACTGGATCAGCGActggagggatcttccggccctgcagcagcaggggccaacgGCGGCAAAGCGGATGAGGGGAGTCGGGAGTCTACAGAGCAGCTGGAGGGACGTCTGGAGTCcggtggtccggctggcggggcctctaccctcgtgcagcccggtgagtatgcctCTGTCTTGTTTGTCTGCTCAGTATTGTCAGGACCAGAAtgcaaggggggatgtaggtcacccagggtttagTCAGGGGGTACCCATGGGGGGTGGAGGGTATGCGTCGGGAAGGGGGGAGCTGGgagagcttataggttgtgtgcgtacgttgctggagcggattggggggggcacgggaacactcagagccagtgggggcttggattaatccacCTTCCCTGGGCATTAGTGAAACGCCGGTTGCAGGTATTTCTTCatcggtgtcggttcagacggaaaagaataaggaggacaggattcatttagatgatCGGGCATGTGGCGAGGTTTACGTCTGTTTTGAGGgccccttgggttcccatcttaagaaagaggtgagggagaagatctggAAAGATGAATATGTTGAGATCTTCTCCCTCCTTCCGTTGgccaaatttaatttggacaaaggaaaaaaggaggatagcaagaaagaagatgaggagaagcggcgatggcgcttgatccctcagacgtttaataATTGGTTACAAGCCTTTGCAATTTTGGTGAGCGTGATTGGCGAGAAGGCaccggagaactgttcacatttgttttgctatatggactctattggtgaggcttaccgggtgtatgggggacagacttggcttaggtatgacgaacagtttcgtcagcggaaggccgttTGGCCTTCTACTAGATGGGACCAAAAAGATATCGGGTTGTGGTTGCGGGTTATGGCGCCGTCTagatatggccagccctttcagggcggggccgggttGGCCGGCCAGTCTGGAACACAGGGTGCCGGTAGTCAACAGGGTCAGGGGGGatcgcaaaagcccggcgtgtgttggcaattcaatgaggggcaatgcaagttcggggccacctgccgtttcaagcacctctgtacccattgtaatgggacctcacatggagcggcaaagtgctttaagaaaggcaaatccaagcccggcaccactcctacccaagggtctgacgccggtgagcttagccgcgatgcttccgtacctaaataggtaccctaaTAAAGCtaaagctgaagttttgcggttgggatttgggCAGGGTTTCAGAATTCCAGCACCCGATTTTGTTGTCCCGGGGGCAACGAGGAACCTTTTGTCAGCTTACCAGCATTCGGCAGTCGTGGCGGagaaattaggcaaggaagtggctttggggaggatggcggggccgttccaggcccctccttttcccgatctggtggtctcgccgttgggggtgggGCCAAAAAAGGAGCCAGggaaattccggctgattcaccatctgtcttacccaagaggtaggtctgtaaatgacgggataccggctgaactgtgttcggtggtatatacgtcatttgatgaggccgtaaggtgggtaaaaaaatgtggaaagggggcacttatggctaagacAGATATTAAATCAGCTTTTCGGCTCTTGCCAGTGCACTCAGATTGCgtccggttgttgggttgctttTGGGAAGGGGCTTATTTTGTAGATCGCTGTctgcccatggggtgctcaatctcatgcgcatttttcgaaacgtttagttcctttttggtgtgggttgttcgggacgtttcgggcttgtcggcattggtacattacctcgatgacttcttgtgtgtaggtcctgccgatTTGGCGCAGTGTGTCGGGATTTTGGCAACTGTGGAGTGGGTTGCGGACCGCTTTGGGGTGCCCTTGGCACCTGAAAAAACTGTGGGGCCAACTACTAGCTTAAGTTTTCTGGGTATTGTGatcgattcagtggcctgggaagtccggcttcccGAGAACAAGGTTGCTGCACTGAaggacgaggtggcaagggcacggcgggtaaagaagttgcaattaagggaggttcagtccctactgggaaaacttaactttgcttgtcgggtgatgccaatgggccggattttttcgcgacaacttgccagggctacggcgggggtgcttgctccgcaccattacgttcggttatcggcagaacacaaagcggacttagcagtttgggaACAGTTTTTGGAGTACTACAACGGTCGTTCCCTGCTAATGGAGGACGtagtggacaattttgacttggagttgttcacggatgcggcgggcagctcaggttttggagctttcttccagggtcagtggtgtgtgggtcggtggccggacaactggacggctgaaggcttgacaaaaaatgtggcgctattggaaatttttccaataatggtggcaattcatctttggagagaccagttggcaaacaagaagatccgttttaactgtgacaatatgggggtggtgctggctattaatcagttttcggcgtcTTCTCCTCCGGTTGTTCGGGTGTTACGGGAGTTGGTGTTGGTTTGTTTGCAAATCAACGCGTGTGTTACGGCGGCTCATGTGCCAGgcgttcagaacctaatagctgattccctctctcgtttccagtgggatcggttccgggtttgcgcaccagaggcagagtccagcggCTTGGAGTGCCCGGCacagctttggaacgtggtcttcgggcagcgggaccgcTAATTCGGGCTTCCTTGTCGGGTAACACATGGACAGCGTATCAGGCAGCATGGGTGTTTTGGGAGCAGTGGTTGCAGGGTGGGGATTTTTCTGAGGAGGATCAGTTGggaatattgttggaaaagttgggggaggTGGCGGTTTCAGGGTGGTCTGTTGCGAAGGTAAATCGTTTTatggcagggttagcatttggtttccggttGCGAGGTTTACGGGATTTAACTAAGAgttttttggttgtccaggcgttgaagggttttcgcaGAGGACGAAATGACCGGTGTCATTCGGCTTATTGGAgcggctgggtggggtgttgggggaggtttgtacatctccgtttgaggaACGTTTGTTTAGgttagcgttttccttggcgttttttggagccctgcgggttggggaattggtatctcccagtaaggtgtcccccgggggtttgagtcgtggtgacattatggctgtggacaggggaattgaattttggataagaaaatctaaaactgatcaacgagGGGCCGGCAGGCGAGTCTGTTTGGGAGTGGTTgggggatcggatatgtgcccgttgaAGTGTTTCGAGAATTTCGAACAGATCCGTCAAAAGGTGGACGGCCCCCTGTTATGTCATGACGATGGGTCTTTTTTATcgcgataccaatttgtgagtgttttcagggcgtttgaagtcgttggggttagatcctaagtctttcggaTCACATTCCtttcgcataggggcggcaacagaGGCCTCTATGCGCGGTTTGTCTGAAGACacggttaagcagattggtaggtggaagtcggggcgttttaagttgtacgtccgcccccaggcggtggtcggGAACTAAGTAGGGAGACTTACAGTAAAAGGGGGGGGGCGGCCTGGGTGTTTTGTGTTTCGATTTGAGGGTATAAGGCACTAAAATGGTGTTGTTTGTTTgtgcattttgtattgcagaaacaccccttccctccccctcGCTGGTCTGGATCATTGGCCAttcttacgtgtattggggagcccggcgagtggatgcgagaaggaacgggagacagttaggcttcgccagggacgtggctctcgtacgatggctcggggttagggtggagcagggtgttacaagaggtgcatagacatgcccgattagacaggcctcctgaagttttggtcttgcacgttggggggaatgatctAGGGGAACGGCCTTTTAGAATcttgataaaagacatcaagcacgacttgttaCGGCTATGGGTGTCCTTCCCAGGGATTACGTTGGTttggtcagagatggtggcgagaaggagttggcggaaagcgcggtctgttgataggctgaacaaggcaaggcgcgggcaaaggttaatagggcgatttcaaagtttgttagtcggaatgggggtgtttgtatccggcatgttgagttggaaaggacggaagaggaattctggttggctgacggggtgcaCTTGAATGCGGTGGGGATCGATTTGTGGGCCCTCGGtctgcagggaggtattgaaagggccctgcggttgaggggggtctcaggcacttgaaggtcatcaaggtgccttcgttgtggcgttttattggtgggtccttgaagttggtttaaaattgttcggggaatccatacgggtatggatcccctcattggcagaatggctggtcacctggtgattttgaggggaatcccgacggggatgtcggggcccctgtgggtgtgttggggttaacgaaggattaacccttacagtgtggtggcgcctgagccagtgtgggtaacggctgggagcaagttggttttatggttcggtttataggaatcaccagggtttgtagcttcaaggaccttaccatattgcaattttattggttatgtaattttgttaataaatggctgctatggccaaaattatccaaagatattcggtgtctgtgtagtgattttagataagaatgggaatggagggaggagatgtgaaggagaccggagtcaacaattccagggtcaagagaggacggagcattgccccccccccggggcatttgcggaggccggcatgacccctgattggtggggaggtcagggtgtcatggatGGGGAGGGGGAGTGAGCCCGTTTTGAAGGGATTGGAtagccaaaggggaggagcggtactttcccgctcccctggctgaaggaagagtcccACCAGCCCTCCCTAATATTCGTGGTATGACTGGGTTGTGCATTGTATGGGAGGGGGGGTGTGGGTGGGTTTCTCGGGTCGTAGTGGCTGGTTGGcattttattggtgggtccttgaagttggtttaaaattgttcggggaatccatacgggtatggatcccctcattggcagaatagctggtcacctggtgattttgaggggaatcccgacggggatgtcggggcccctgtgggtgtgttggggttaacgaaggattaacctttacagtgtggtgcgcctgagccagtgtgggtaacggctgggagcaagttggttttatggttcggtttataggaatcaccagggtttgtagcttcaaggaccttaccatattgcaattttattggttatgtaattttgttaataaatggctgctatggccaaaattatccaaagatattcggtgtctgtgtagtcattttagataagaatgggaatggagggaggagatgtgaaggagaccggagtcaacaattccagggtcatgtctccgtgcggcaatcacgcacacgcgggtacgccgcacggagacacgtgcagtgaaaaatcactgacgtgtgagcagacccattgattataatgggtctgcgtatgtcagtgattctggtacgtttaaaaaaaaaaaaagcacaaacataccagaatcactgacgtgtgaaaggggcctaagacgcaGAGAGGATCTAAGATTGTGTGCAGTGAGGAAGGGATGGCAGAGTGTTCATTACTGTGCAGCGTGGGGAACTGATGCCATGTATGTaataagggtgtgtgtgtgtgtgttgtatattAAAGGGCCTGACAACATGtatgtaattgtgtgtgtgtgtgtgtgtgtgtctatatattatAAGGCCCTGATAACATGTAGTGTGGgcttatcatactgtgtatagagaactgtggggacatcatgctttgTATAGAGCTATGAAG encodes the following:
- the LOC142244479 gene encoding protein QNR-71-like isoform X1: MLQAAVQGLVVLCLVSGIQAGKRFQDVMEFGRKSGSTGPRNHIAGWSPDTNSWDENLYPAWKSGDSRWENCWRGGTVVALLTSDSPALIGSNITFAVTLHFPRCQKENDDGDIEYERGCGNVSSISLDQYVYNWTKWMDFCDEGNCSFSSNFPDGKPFPHHPHWRRHNFIYVFSTQGQYYQMMGRSSAILSINTTNITAGTQMIEVTVFRRGYQKNYPVAKASSSYVVTAQIPFYVKLSQKNDKNSSDNIFIKDSPITFDVRIHDPSHYLNKSKLSFAWDYGDGNDSLSSSPVSTHNYTQIGNFSVNLTMKAAIPGPCNPATPTPIHTTLLPTPTSAFTTANSTGNSTDLPPTDTPQPTEISNVTTGHTTAPYTTPAPDCFIYRYGYYMNNITIVDGILEVNIIEMTSVQISASPSGSSVIDFVVTCEGSLPTDACTIVSDDSCMVPRDMVCDEVPASAQCLLTLRRAFEPGSYCVNITLSDGASLALASTLVSIDGGSTQQSVSTVLIPLALVALVALLIGVALYRTSKEYKPIANASDGRSGQGIAVYFSQVKDVFFKRNNEHDPLLKSKAAII
- the LOC142244479 gene encoding protein QNR-71-like isoform X2, with protein sequence MLQAAVQGLVVLCLVSGIQAGKRFQDVMEFGRKSGSTGPRNHIAGWSPDTNSWDENLYPAWKSGDSRWENCWRGGTVVALLTSDSPALIGSNITFAVTLHFPRCQKENDDGDIEYERGCGNVSSISLDQYVYNWTKWMDFCDEGNCSFSSNFPDGKPFPHHPHWRRHNFIYVFSTQGQYYQMMGRSSAILSINTTNITAGTQMIEVTVFRRGYQKNYPVAKASSSYVVTAQIPFYVKLSQKNDKNSSDNIFIKDSPITFDVRIHDPSHYLNKSKLSFAWDYGDGNDSLSSSPVSTHNYTQIGNFSVNLTMKAAIPGPCNPATPTPIHTTLLPTPTSAFTTANSTGNSTDLPPTDTPQPTEISNVTTGHTTAPYTTPAPDCFIYRYGYYMNNITIVDGILEVNIIEMTSVQISASPSGSSVIDFVVTCEGSLPTDACTIVSDDSCMVPRDMVCDEVPASAQCLLTLRRAFEPGSYCVNITLSDGASLALASTLVSIDGGSTQQSVSTVLIPLALVALVALLIGVALYRS